A portion of the Citrobacter rodentium NBRC 105723 = DSM 16636 genome contains these proteins:
- the accC gene encoding acetyl-CoA carboxylase biotin carboxylase subunit has product MLDKIVIANRGEIALRILRACKELGIKTVAVHSSADRDLKHVLLADETVCIGPAPSVKSYLNIPAIISAAEITGAVAIHPGYGFLSENANFAEQVERSGFIFIGPKADTIRLMGDKVSAITAMKKAGVPTVPGSDGPLTDDMDANRAHAKRIGYPVIIKASGGGGGRGMRVVRSDAELAQSISMTKAEAKAAFSNDMVYMEKYLENPRHIEIQVLADGQGNAIYLAERDCSMQRRHQKVVEEAPAPGITPELRRYIGERCAKACVDIGYRGAGTFEFLFENGEFYFIEMNTRIQVEHPVTEMITGVDLIKEQLRIAAGQPLSIKQDEVVVRGHAVECRINAEDPNTFLPSPGKITRFHAPGGFGVRWESHIYAGYTVPPYYDSMIGKLICYGENRDVAIARMKNALQELIIDGIKTNVDLQIRIMNDEHFQHGGTNIHYLEKKLGLQEK; this is encoded by the coding sequence ATGCTGGATAAAATTGTTATCGCCAACCGCGGCGAGATCGCACTACGAATTCTTCGTGCCTGTAAAGAACTGGGTATCAAGACTGTCGCCGTGCACTCAAGCGCGGATCGCGATTTAAAACACGTATTGCTGGCGGATGAGACGGTCTGTATCGGCCCGGCGCCGTCCGTAAAAAGCTATCTGAACATCCCGGCTATCATCAGCGCCGCTGAAATCACCGGCGCGGTGGCGATTCACCCGGGTTACGGCTTCCTCTCTGAGAACGCCAACTTTGCCGAGCAGGTTGAACGTTCCGGCTTTATCTTCATCGGCCCGAAAGCTGACACTATTCGCCTGATGGGCGACAAAGTGTCGGCCATTACCGCCATGAAGAAAGCGGGCGTACCGACCGTCCCTGGCTCTGACGGCCCGCTGACCGACGACATGGACGCTAACCGCGCCCATGCGAAACGCATCGGCTACCCGGTGATCATCAAAGCCTCCGGCGGCGGCGGCGGACGCGGTATGCGCGTTGTGCGCAGCGACGCCGAGCTGGCGCAGTCTATCTCCATGACCAAAGCGGAAGCGAAAGCCGCGTTCAGTAATGATATGGTTTATATGGAGAAATACCTTGAAAACCCGCGCCACATCGAAATTCAGGTGCTGGCGGACGGTCAGGGTAACGCCATTTATCTGGCCGAACGTGACTGCTCAATGCAGCGTCGTCACCAGAAAGTCGTCGAAGAAGCGCCAGCGCCGGGCATTACGCCGGAACTGCGTCGCTACATCGGCGAGCGCTGTGCGAAAGCGTGTGTCGATATCGGCTACCGCGGCGCGGGCACCTTCGAGTTCCTGTTCGAAAACGGCGAGTTCTATTTCATTGAAATGAACACCCGTATTCAGGTTGAACACCCGGTTACCGAAATGATCACCGGCGTCGACCTGATCAAAGAACAGCTGCGTATCGCGGCAGGCCAACCGCTGTCCATTAAGCAGGACGAAGTGGTGGTTCGCGGCCATGCGGTTGAATGCCGTATCAACGCCGAAGACCCGAACACCTTCCTGCCAAGCCCGGGTAAAATTACGCGTTTCCACGCGCCGGGCGGCTTTGGCGTGCGCTGGGAATCTCATATCTACGCCGGTTACACCGTACCGCCGTACTATGACTCCATGATCGGTAAACTTATCTGCTACGGCGAAAACCGTGATGTGGCGATTGCCCGCATGAAGAACGCCCTGCAGGAGCTGATCATCGACGGTATTAAAACCAACGTTGATCTGCAGATCCGCATCATGAACGACGAGCATTTCCAGCATGGCGGCACCAATATCCACTATCTGGAGAAAAAGCTCGGGTTGCAGGAAAAATAA
- a CDS encoding DUF2556 family protein produces the protein MIRKYWWLVVFAVTVFLFDALLFQWLETITTESDKCRNMDSVNPLRLVNCADLK, from the coding sequence ATGATTCGTAAGTATTGGTGGCTGGTGGTGTTTGCGGTCACCGTTTTCCTCTTTGATGCCCTGCTGTTTCAGTGGCTCGAGACGATCACCACGGAATCGGATAAGTGCCGCAATATGGACTCGGTAAACCCTCTCAGGCTGGTCAACTGTGCCGATCTGAAATAG
- a CDS encoding efflux RND transporter periplasmic adaptor subunit produces the protein MTKHAGFSLLPSFIIISAALLAGCNDQGEQQAHATEPHVTVHVVKTAPLAVTTELPGRTSAWRIAEVRPQVSGIVLKRNFTEGSDVEAGQSLYQIDPATYQADYDSAKGELAKSEAAAAIAHLTVKRYVPLVGTKYISQQEYDQAIADARQADAAVIAAKAAVESARINLAYTKVTSPISGRIGKSNVTEGALVTNGQATELATVQQLDPIYVDVTQSSSDFMRLKQSVEQGSLHKDSAGSSVELVMENGQRYPLKGTLQFSDVTVDESTGSITLRAVFPNPQHMLLPGMFVRARIDEGVQPDAILVPQQGVTRTPRGDATVLVVNDKSLVESRPVTASQAIGDQWLIAQGLKPGDKVIVSGLQKARPGVKVNATADTDTSPAKAAQ, from the coding sequence ATGACGAAACATGCCGGGTTTTCACTCCTGCCCTCATTCATCATAATTTCTGCTGCGTTACTTGCCGGTTGTAACGATCAGGGAGAGCAACAGGCTCATGCGACCGAGCCGCATGTGACCGTTCATGTGGTCAAAACCGCGCCATTAGCCGTAACAACCGAATTACCGGGGCGGACCTCCGCCTGGCGTATTGCAGAAGTACGTCCGCAGGTCAGCGGCATCGTTCTCAAGCGTAATTTCACCGAAGGCAGCGATGTCGAAGCCGGGCAGTCGCTCTATCAGATCGATCCAGCCACCTATCAGGCCGATTACGACAGCGCGAAAGGCGAACTGGCAAAAAGTGAGGCCGCCGCCGCTATCGCCCATTTGACGGTGAAACGCTATGTTCCGCTGGTGGGCACGAAATACATCAGCCAGCAGGAATACGATCAGGCGATTGCCGACGCCCGCCAGGCTGACGCCGCCGTTATAGCCGCGAAAGCCGCAGTAGAAAGCGCGCGCATCAATCTCGCTTACACCAAAGTTACTTCACCAATAAGCGGCCGTATCGGTAAATCGAACGTAACCGAGGGCGCGCTGGTCACCAACGGCCAGGCGACCGAACTGGCAACCGTACAGCAGCTCGACCCCATCTATGTCGATGTGACGCAATCGAGCAGCGATTTTATGCGCCTTAAGCAATCCGTCGAGCAAGGCAGTCTGCATAAGGACAGCGCCGGCAGCAGCGTTGAGCTGGTCATGGAAAACGGTCAGCGCTATCCGCTGAAAGGAACATTGCAGTTCTCTGACGTCACGGTAGATGAAAGCACTGGCTCAATTACCTTACGGGCGGTCTTCCCTAATCCACAGCACATGCTGCTGCCGGGTATGTTCGTACGCGCGCGAATTGACGAAGGAGTGCAACCAGACGCGATTCTGGTGCCTCAGCAGGGGGTGACGCGCACGCCGCGCGGCGATGCCACCGTACTGGTCGTCAACGACAAGAGCCTGGTGGAATCACGGCCCGTTACCGCTTCCCAGGCTATTGGCGACCAGTGGCTGATCGCGCAGGGGCTGAAGCCCGGCGATAAGGTCATTGTCAGCGGTTTACAAAAAGCGCGCCCGGGCGTGAAGGTTAACGCCACCGCAGATACCGATACTTCCCCGGCGAAAGCGGCGCAATAA
- the fis gene encoding DNA-binding transcriptional regulator Fis — protein sequence MFEQRVNSDVLTVSTVNSQDQVTQKPLRDSVKQALKNYFAQLNGQDVNDLYELVLAEVEQPLLDMVMQYTRGNQTRAALMMGINRGTLRKKLKKYGMN from the coding sequence ATGTTCGAACAACGCGTAAATTCTGACGTACTGACCGTTTCTACCGTTAACTCTCAGGATCAGGTAACTCAAAAACCCCTGCGTGACTCGGTTAAACAGGCACTGAAGAACTATTTTGCTCAACTGAACGGTCAGGACGTTAATGACCTGTATGAGCTGGTACTGGCTGAAGTTGAACAGCCCCTGTTGGACATGGTGATGCAATACACCCGTGGTAACCAGACCCGTGCTGCCCTGATGATGGGCATCAACCGTGGTACGCTGCGTAAAAAACTGAAAAAATACGGCATGAACTAA
- the dusB gene encoding tRNA dihydrouridine synthase DusB, whose translation MRIGQYQLRNRLIAAPMAGITDRPFRTLCYEMGAGLTVSEMMSSNPQVWESDKSRLRMVHVDEPGVRTVQIAGSDPVEMADAARINVESGAQIIDINMGCPAKKVNRKLAGSALLQYPDLVKSILTEVVNAVDVPVTLKIRTGWAPEHRNCVEIAQLAEDCGIQALTIHGRTRACLFNGDAEYDSIRAVKQKVSIPVIANGDITDPLKARAVLDYTGADALMIGRAAQGRPWIFREIQHYLDTGELLPPLPLAEVKRLLCAHVRELHDFYGHAKGYRIARKHVSWYLQEHAPNDQFRRTFNAIEDASEQLEALEAYFENFA comes from the coding sequence ATGCGCATCGGACAATACCAGCTCAGAAATCGCCTGATCGCAGCGCCCATGGCTGGCATCACTGACAGACCATTCCGGACGCTGTGCTATGAGATGGGAGCAGGTTTGACCGTATCCGAGATGATGTCTTCTAACCCGCAGGTTTGGGAAAGCGACAAGTCTCGTTTACGGATGGTGCACGTTGACGAACCAGGCGTTCGCACGGTGCAAATTGCCGGTAGCGACCCTGTTGAAATGGCCGATGCCGCACGTATTAACGTGGAAAGCGGCGCCCAGATTATTGATATCAATATGGGGTGTCCGGCTAAAAAAGTGAATCGCAAGCTCGCAGGTTCAGCCCTCTTGCAGTACCCGGATCTAGTGAAGTCGATACTAACCGAGGTCGTCAATGCAGTGGACGTTCCTGTCACCCTGAAGATTCGCACCGGCTGGGCTCCGGAACACCGTAACTGCGTAGAGATTGCCCAACTGGCCGAAGACTGTGGCATTCAGGCTCTGACCATTCATGGACGCACCCGCGCCTGTTTGTTCAATGGAGATGCTGAATACGACAGCATTCGGGCAGTTAAGCAGAAAGTTTCCATTCCGGTTATCGCGAATGGCGACATTACTGACCCGCTTAAAGCCAGAGCTGTGCTTGACTATACGGGGGCTGATGCCCTGATGATAGGCCGCGCAGCTCAGGGAAGACCCTGGATCTTTCGGGAAATCCAGCATTATCTGGACACTGGGGAGTTGCTGCCCCCGCTGCCTTTGGCAGAGGTTAAGCGCTTGCTTTGCGCACATGTTCGGGAATTGCATGACTTTTATGGCCACGCAAAAGGGTACCGAATTGCGCGTAAACACGTCTCCTGGTATCTCCAGGAGCACGCTCCAAATGACCAGTTTCGGCGCACATTCAACGCCATTGAGGATGCCAGCGAACAGCTGGAGGCGTTGGAGGCATACTTCGAAAATTTTGCGTAA
- the yhdJ gene encoding adenine-specific DNA-methyltransferase, with the protein METGFETQYFGDASRSIILGDALNELKKLPAESVDLIFADPPYNIGKDFDGMIESWDENVFLTWLFACIDECHRVLKKQGTMYIMNSTENMPHIDLKCRGLFTIKSRIVWSYDSSGVQAKKFFGSMYEPILMMVKDAKHYTFNRESILVETKTGAKRALIDYRKNPPQPYNTQKVPGNVWEFPRVRYLMDEYENHPTQKPMALLQRIVLASSNPGDTVLDPFAGSFTTGAVAVAAGRKFIGIEINTEYVKMGLRRMRVSSHFTTDELAKVKKRKTRNLSKKSRPETGITAK; encoded by the coding sequence ATGGAAACGGGATTTGAAACGCAGTACTTTGGCGATGCGTCGAGGTCGATAATCCTCGGAGATGCGCTGAATGAACTGAAAAAGTTGCCTGCCGAAAGCGTCGATCTGATCTTCGCCGATCCCCCCTACAACATCGGAAAAGATTTTGACGGGATGATCGAGTCCTGGGACGAAAATGTCTTCCTGACGTGGCTGTTCGCCTGTATTGATGAGTGCCACCGGGTCCTGAAAAAACAGGGCACCATGTACATTATGAACAGCACCGAAAACATGCCGCACATCGACCTTAAATGTCGGGGGCTGTTTACCATTAAAAGCCGGATTGTCTGGTCCTACGACAGTTCAGGCGTCCAGGCGAAGAAATTCTTTGGCTCGATGTATGAACCCATCCTGATGATGGTAAAAGACGCTAAACATTACACCTTTAATCGTGAATCGATTCTGGTCGAGACGAAAACCGGCGCCAAAAGAGCGCTGATAGATTATCGCAAAAACCCTCCCCAGCCTTACAACACGCAAAAAGTACCGGGCAACGTCTGGGAGTTTCCTCGCGTGCGTTATTTGATGGATGAATATGAGAACCACCCGACGCAAAAGCCGATGGCGCTGCTGCAGCGGATCGTTCTGGCCTCATCCAATCCGGGCGATACGGTACTTGATCCCTTTGCCGGCAGCTTTACCACGGGTGCCGTGGCGGTAGCGGCAGGACGTAAGTTCATCGGGATAGAGATCAACACGGAATATGTGAAGATGGGTCTGCGAAGGATGCGCGTCAGCTCCCATTTCACAACGGATGAACTTGCCAAAGTGAAAAAGAGAAAGACCCGAAATCTGTCGAAAAAAAGCCGTCCGGAAACGGGAATAACGGCAAAGTAA
- the prmA gene encoding 50S ribosomal protein L11 methyltransferase → MPWIQLKLNTTGANAEELSDALMEAGAVSITFQDTHDTPVFEPLPGETRLWGDTDVIGLFDAETDMKAAVAILEQHPLLGAGFAHKIEQLEDKDWEREWMDNFHPMRFGERLWICPSWRDVPDENAVNVMLDPGLAFGTGTHPTTSLCLEWLDSLDLTGKTVIDFGCGSGILAIAALKLGAAKAIGIDIDPQAIQASRDNAKRNGVSERLELYLPQDQPEEMKADVVVANILAGPLRELAPLISVLPVSGGLLGLSGILASQAESVCEAYAALFTLDPVVEKEEWCRITGRKQ, encoded by the coding sequence ATGCCATGGATCCAACTGAAACTGAATACCACCGGTGCGAACGCGGAAGAACTGAGCGATGCGCTGATGGAAGCGGGCGCCGTTTCCATCACCTTCCAGGACACCCACGATACCCCGGTTTTTGAGCCATTGCCGGGCGAAACCCGTCTGTGGGGCGACACCGACGTGATTGGTCTGTTCGATGCCGAAACGGATATGAAAGCGGCGGTCGCGATTCTGGAACAGCATCCGCTGCTCGGCGCCGGTTTTGCCCACAAAATCGAACAGCTGGAAGATAAAGACTGGGAGCGCGAGTGGATGGATAACTTCCACCCAATGCGCTTTGGCGAACGTTTATGGATCTGTCCGAGCTGGCGTGACGTGCCGGACGAAAATGCCGTCAACGTGATGCTCGACCCGGGTCTGGCGTTCGGTACTGGCACCCATCCGACTACCTCACTGTGCCTGGAGTGGCTGGATAGCCTCGATTTGACCGGTAAAACCGTCATCGATTTCGGCTGCGGCTCCGGTATCCTGGCCATTGCGGCGCTGAAGCTGGGCGCGGCGAAAGCCATCGGGATAGATATCGACCCGCAGGCGATTCAGGCCAGCCGCGACAACGCTAAGCGCAATGGCGTTTCTGAGCGTCTGGAGCTTTATCTGCCGCAGGATCAGCCAGAGGAGATGAAAGCGGATGTGGTGGTCGCCAATATTCTTGCTGGTCCATTACGCGAGCTGGCGCCTTTAATCAGCGTACTGCCCGTTTCAGGCGGCCTGCTGGGCCTTTCCGGCATACTTGCCAGCCAGGCGGAAAGCGTGTGCGAAGCTTATGCCGCTCTCTTCACTCTCGACCCGGTAGTCGAAAAAGAGGAGTGGTGCCGCATTACCGGCCGTAAACAGTAA
- the accB gene encoding acetyl-CoA carboxylase biotin carboxyl carrier protein, with amino-acid sequence MDIRKIKKLIELVEESGISELEISEGEESVRISRAAPAASFPVMQQAYAAPVQQPALSAAVAPAAEAAPAAAAEISGHIVRSPMVGTFYRTPSPDAKAFIEVGQKVNVGDTLCIVEAMKMMNQIEADKSGTVKAILVESGQPVEFDEPLVVIE; translated from the coding sequence ATGGATATTCGTAAGATTAAAAAACTGATCGAGCTGGTTGAAGAATCAGGCATCTCCGAACTGGAAATCTCTGAAGGCGAAGAGTCTGTACGCATCAGTCGTGCAGCCCCAGCCGCTAGCTTCCCGGTAATGCAGCAAGCTTACGCTGCGCCAGTGCAGCAGCCTGCGCTCTCCGCGGCCGTCGCGCCAGCAGCAGAAGCCGCCCCTGCAGCAGCCGCAGAAATCAGTGGTCACATCGTACGTTCCCCAATGGTTGGTACTTTCTACCGCACCCCGAGCCCGGACGCGAAAGCATTCATCGAAGTGGGTCAGAAAGTCAACGTAGGCGATACCCTGTGCATCGTTGAAGCCATGAAAATGATGAACCAGATCGAAGCGGACAAATCAGGTACCGTGAAAGCAATTCTGGTCGAAAGTGGTCAACCGGTAGAATTTGACGAGCCGCTGGTCGTCATCGAGTAA
- a CDS encoding YhdT family protein — MDNRFVQAHKEARWALWLTLLYLAAWLVTAYLPGVTPGITGLPRWFEMACLLTPLIFILLCWAMVKFIYRDIPLEDDDAA; from the coding sequence ATGGACAATCGTTTTGTTCAGGCCCACAAAGAAGCGCGCTGGGCGCTGTGGCTGACCCTTCTTTATCTCGCTGCGTGGTTAGTAACTGCTTACTTACCAGGCGTTACACCGGGCATTACCGGGTTACCGCGCTGGTTTGAAATGGCCTGCCTGCTGACGCCGCTGATCTTCATTTTGCTGTGCTGGGCGATGGTGAAATTTATCTACCGCGATATTCCGCTGGAGGATGATGATGCAGCCTGA
- the panF gene encoding sodium/pantothenate symporter produces MQPEVILPLVAYLVVVFALSVYAMRKRQAGTFLNEYFLGSRSMGGIVLAMTLTATYISASSFIGGPGAAYKYGLGWVLLAMIQLPAVWLSLGILGKKFAILARRYNAVTLNDMLFARYQSRLLVWLASLSLLVAFVGAMTVQFIGGARLLETAAGIPYETGLLIFGVSIALYTAFGGFRASVLNDTLQGLVMLIGTIVLLVGIVHAAGGLSHAVRTLEAIDPKLISPQGADDILSPAFMTSFWVLVCFGVIGLPHTAVRCISYKDSKAVHRGMIIGTIVVAILMFGMHLAGALGRAVIPDLKVPDLVIPTLMVKVLPPFAAGIFLAAPMAAIMSTINAQLLQSSATIIKDLYLNVRPEQTQNETRLKRMSATITLILGALLLLAAWKPPEMIIWLNLLAFGGLEAVFLWPLVLGLYWERANAAGALSAMIVGGGLYAILATLNIQYLGFHPIVPSLLLSLLAFLVGNRFGSPAPQVTELSTDK; encoded by the coding sequence ATGCAGCCTGAAGTCATTCTGCCGCTTGTCGCCTATCTGGTGGTGGTGTTTGCCCTTTCGGTTTACGCGATGCGTAAACGGCAGGCCGGTACCTTCCTGAATGAATATTTCCTCGGCAGCCGCTCGATGGGCGGGATCGTACTGGCGATGACGCTGACGGCCACCTACATCAGCGCCAGCTCCTTTATTGGCGGACCAGGCGCCGCCTATAAATATGGGCTGGGCTGGGTGCTGCTGGCGATGATCCAGCTGCCCGCCGTCTGGCTCTCGCTGGGGATCCTCGGCAAGAAATTCGCCATTCTGGCGCGTCGTTATAATGCGGTCACCCTCAACGACATGCTGTTTGCCCGCTACCAGAGTCGCCTGCTGGTGTGGCTGGCCAGCCTCAGTCTGCTGGTCGCCTTCGTTGGCGCCATGACCGTCCAGTTCATCGGCGGGGCGCGCCTGCTGGAAACCGCGGCGGGTATTCCCTATGAAACCGGCCTGCTGATTTTCGGCGTCAGCATCGCGCTCTACACCGCTTTTGGCGGCTTTCGCGCCAGCGTGCTCAACGACACCTTGCAGGGGCTGGTGATGCTTATCGGCACGATTGTCCTGCTGGTCGGCATCGTTCACGCTGCTGGCGGGCTGAGCCATGCCGTCAGGACGTTAGAAGCGATCGATCCGAAGCTGATTTCGCCGCAGGGGGCGGATGACATTCTGTCGCCGGCGTTCATGACCTCTTTCTGGGTGCTGGTCTGCTTCGGCGTTATTGGTCTGCCGCATACCGCCGTGCGCTGTATTTCCTATAAAGACAGCAAAGCGGTACACCGGGGGATGATTATCGGCACCATTGTCGTGGCGATCCTGATGTTCGGCATGCATCTTGCGGGCGCGCTGGGGCGCGCGGTGATCCCCGATCTGAAGGTGCCGGATCTGGTTATCCCAACGCTGATGGTGAAAGTGCTGCCGCCGTTTGCCGCCGGGATCTTCCTTGCCGCGCCGATGGCGGCGATTATGTCGACGATCAATGCCCAACTGCTGCAAAGTTCCGCTACGATCATTAAAGATCTCTATCTCAATGTTCGTCCCGAACAGACGCAAAATGAGACGCGCCTGAAGCGGATGTCCGCCACCATCACTCTGATCCTCGGCGCGCTGTTATTGCTGGCCGCGTGGAAGCCGCCAGAGATGATCATCTGGCTGAACCTGCTGGCCTTCGGCGGCCTAGAAGCGGTATTCCTGTGGCCGCTGGTGCTGGGTCTTTACTGGGAGCGGGCCAATGCTGCCGGAGCGCTGAGCGCAATGATCGTCGGCGGGGGCCTGTACGCCATTCTCGCCACCCTGAATATTCAGTACCTGGGCTTCCATCCGATAGTGCCCTCGTTACTGCTAAGCCTGCTGGCCTTTCTGGTCGGGAACCGTTTTGGCTCTCCCGCTCCGCAGGTCACCGAATTGTCTACTGATAAATAA
- the envR gene encoding acrEF/envCD operon transcriptional regulator, producing MAKKTRAEALKTRQHLIETAIVQFATRGVGNTTLNDIADAAQVTRGAIYWHFHNKTQLFNEVWLQQPPLRDLIQERLSTSPAANPLQRLREKFIAALQYIAEIPRQQALLQILYHKCEFQDDMISEREIREKIGFHQQALRESLQESMAAGLIAKTVDLDMAVIIICGSFSGIVKNWLMNPASYNLYQQAPALVDNVLTMLSPVGNLHQLIKTENAIGEI from the coding sequence ATGGCAAAGAAAACCAGGGCCGAAGCCCTCAAAACGCGGCAGCATTTGATTGAGACGGCGATCGTTCAGTTTGCGACGCGGGGGGTAGGCAACACCACGCTCAATGATATTGCCGATGCGGCCCAGGTCACGCGCGGCGCCATCTACTGGCACTTTCACAACAAGACGCAGCTCTTTAATGAGGTCTGGTTGCAACAGCCGCCGCTGCGCGATCTTATTCAGGAAAGGCTCTCCACGTCGCCAGCCGCTAATCCATTACAACGGCTGCGTGAGAAATTCATTGCCGCATTGCAATACATCGCGGAAATTCCCCGTCAGCAGGCGCTGCTGCAAATTTTATATCATAAATGTGAATTTCAGGATGACATGATATCTGAGCGTGAAATACGTGAAAAAATAGGCTTTCATCAGCAGGCGTTGCGCGAGTCATTACAGGAAAGTATGGCGGCAGGTCTGATTGCGAAGACCGTGGATCTTGATATGGCTGTTATCATTATCTGTGGCAGCTTTAGCGGTATTGTTAAAAACTGGCTAATGAATCCCGCCAGTTATAATCTTTATCAGCAGGCGCCCGCGCTGGTCGATAATGTATTAACAATGCTAAGTCCGGTGGGGAATCTGCATCAATTAATAAAAACAGAGAATGCGATTGGGGAAATATAA